From the Candidatus Obscuribacterales bacterium genome, one window contains:
- a CDS encoding zinc ABC transporter substrate-binding protein, which translates to MKKHDDMGRVTTQGAKATWGAIALIGSLLAGCGSAPVGEGESDRPRVVTTTTVIAHWTQELGGDAIELVPLMDPGVDPHIYEPVPADTVAIESADLIFYNGYNLEPGLIRIIEATGIDATVVPVGESVSPLDMEQEGQRVPDPHVWGDVSHAVTMVETMRDQLIALLPEERDRIQQNATDYITQLRSLDTWVTEQVATIPANQRQLVTTHDAFQYYARAYGLEVPGTLIGISTEEQPSAQTVQRLVDTIRTLNVPAIFAETTLNPQLITTVAQEAGVPLAEQELYSDSLGAPGSRGDSYITMIEANTEAIVVNLGGQFTPFSP; encoded by the coding sequence ATGAAAAAACATGACGACATGGGGAGAGTAACAACTCAGGGAGCCAAGGCGACATGGGGAGCGATCGCCCTGATTGGCTCGTTACTTGCGGGCTGTGGCTCAGCACCGGTGGGAGAAGGAGAGAGCGATCGCCCTAGGGTCGTCACTACCACCACCGTGATTGCTCACTGGACGCAGGAGCTGGGCGGTGACGCCATTGAGCTGGTGCCGTTGATGGATCCGGGAGTCGATCCCCATATCTACGAACCGGTACCGGCCGATACCGTGGCCATCGAGTCGGCGGATCTAATTTTCTACAACGGCTATAACCTGGAGCCAGGGCTGATTCGCATCATCGAAGCGACGGGGATTGATGCCACCGTGGTGCCCGTGGGAGAATCGGTGTCACCGTTGGATATGGAGCAGGAGGGTCAACGTGTACCCGATCCCCATGTGTGGGGCGATGTCAGTCATGCGGTGACCATGGTGGAAACGATGCGCGATCAGCTGATCGCCCTGCTGCCTGAAGAACGCGATCGCATTCAGCAAAACGCCACGGATTACATCACCCAATTGCGATCGCTAGATACCTGGGTGACCGAGCAGGTGGCCACGATTCCCGCCAATCAACGGCAACTGGTCACCACCCATGATGCGTTTCAGTACTACGCCCGTGCCTATGGGCTGGAGGTACCCGGCACCCTGATCGGCATTAGCACCGAAGAACAGCCCAGTGCCCAAACCGTGCAGCGCCTGGTCGATACCATTCGTACCCTCAATGTCCCAGCCATCTTTGCCGAAACCACCCTCAATCCCCAACTGATTACCACCGTCGCCCAAGAGGCCGGCGTGCCCTTGGCCGAACAAGAACTTTATTCCGACTCCCTCGGCGCACCGGGCAGCCGTGGCGACAGCTATATCACCATGATTGAGGCGAATACAGAAGCGATCGTGGTGAATTTGGGTGGACAGTTCACGCCATTCTCACCCTAG
- a CDS encoding metal ABC transporter ATP-binding protein, with protein sequence MVQPNSSPSVALRAHAQSIEVQHLSVMYQDVQALRNLTVTIAAGQLVGIFGPNGAGKSTLVKAMLGLIPAATGTVTYGDRPLTEQRQRVAYVPQRSQIDWTFPATVWDVVMMGRVRKTGFLRPFSGVSRRLAANALERVGMAEYRDRRIGDLSGGQQQRVFLARSLAQDADIFCFDEPFVGVDQTTEQILFSIFRELASQGKTVMVVNHDLGESITHFDHLILLNRELIAAGDRRSVLQPQYMTRAYGGHVRFFESQAA encoded by the coding sequence ATGGTTCAGCCCAACTCATCCCCATCCGTTGCCCTCAGGGCCCATGCTCAGAGTATTGAGGTGCAGCATCTGAGCGTGATGTATCAAGATGTGCAGGCGCTGCGAAACCTGACGGTGACGATTGCGGCGGGGCAACTGGTGGGCATTTTTGGCCCCAATGGTGCGGGCAAAAGTACGCTGGTGAAAGCCATGCTAGGGCTGATTCCCGCAGCTACTGGCACCGTCACCTACGGCGATCGCCCCCTAACTGAGCAACGGCAGCGAGTCGCCTATGTGCCCCAGCGATCGCAGATTGACTGGACATTTCCCGCCACGGTGTGGGATGTGGTGATGATGGGACGGGTACGCAAAACGGGATTTCTGCGGCCTTTTTCTGGAGTGAGCCGTCGGCTGGCGGCTAATGCGCTGGAACGGGTTGGCATGGCAGAGTATCGCGATCGCCGCATTGGTGATTTGTCGGGCGGGCAGCAGCAGCGGGTGTTCCTGGCTCGTTCCTTGGCTCAGGATGCAGATATTTTTTGCTTTGATGAACCATTTGTGGGCGTCGATCAAACCACGGAGCAGATTTTATTCAGCATTTTCCGAGAACTCGCCAGCCAAGGTAAGACCGTGATGGTTGTCAACCACGACCTCGGGGAATCGATTACCCACTTCGATCATCTGATTTTGCTCAATCGGGAACTGATTGCTGCGGGCGATCGCCGTTCTGTCTTGCAACCCCAGTACATGACCCGTGCCTACGGCGGTCACGTGCGCTTTTTTGAATCTCAGGCTGCCTAG
- a CDS encoding metal ABC transporter permease, producing the protein MLELLWEPLQYGFMQRSLVVAVLVGIICAVVGSYLMVRRLAMLGDAISHSLLPGLAIAFALGMNLYIGAFIAGVLSTVIIAWIQTRSPIKEDAAMGIVLSSFFALGITLITVIQRDNKIDLNHFLFGNILGVSSGEVRDTAIIAVVVLVTVVLLYKELLFYSFDPLGAQAAGLPVNLLNFGQMILIALTVVASMKSVGVVLVLAMLITPGAIAYLLVPRLHQVMLLGALLGMVASVAGLYLSYYYNIPSGPAIVLVISGLFFLTLVFSPRYGILKRSRSTPLPLWRDLQSWLRR; encoded by the coding sequence ATGCTGGAGTTGCTTTGGGAACCGTTGCAGTATGGCTTCATGCAGCGATCGCTAGTTGTGGCGGTGTTGGTCGGCATCATCTGTGCGGTGGTGGGTAGTTATCTTATGGTGCGGCGGCTAGCCATGCTGGGTGATGCCATTAGCCATTCTTTGCTGCCAGGGTTGGCGATCGCCTTTGCCCTAGGTATGAATCTATATATCGGCGCATTCATCGCCGGTGTCCTGAGTACCGTAATCATTGCTTGGATTCAGACGCGATCGCCCATCAAAGAAGATGCGGCTATGGGGATTGTCCTCTCGTCCTTTTTTGCCCTGGGTATCACCCTGATTACCGTCATCCAGCGAGATAATAAAATTGATCTAAATCATTTCCTGTTTGGCAATATTCTCGGCGTTAGTTCAGGAGAAGTGCGGGACACGGCCATTATTGCCGTCGTGGTTCTCGTGACGGTCGTTTTACTCTACAAAGAATTATTATTTTACAGCTTCGATCCTCTAGGGGCCCAAGCCGCTGGCTTACCTGTTAATCTCCTCAACTTCGGGCAGATGATCCTGATTGCCCTGACCGTGGTTGCCAGTATGAAATCTGTGGGAGTAGTGCTGGTATTGGCGATGCTGATTACACCGGGAGCGATCGCTTATCTCTTAGTCCCGCGCTTGCATCAAGTCATGCTGCTCGGTGCTTTGTTGGGGATGGTGGCGAGTGTGGCAGGTCTATATCTTAGCTATTACTACAATATTCCCTCAGGGCCAGCGATCGTGCTGGTGATTTCCGGATTGTTTTTTCTGACGCTGGTGTTCAGTCCTCGTTATGGGATTCTGAAGCGATCGCGCTCAACGCCGTTACCCCTATGGCGCGATCTACAATCATGGTTACGGCGTTAG